In Amycolatopsis methanolica 239, a single genomic region encodes these proteins:
- a CDS encoding glycerophosphodiester phosphodiesterase, producing MSGLFLVGAAGGTSASQAAPADKERAEPVVVGHRGAPGYRPEHTLASYELAYRQGADWVDVDLVPTKDGQLVARHENEIGGTTDVAAHPEFANRKTTKVIDGVTLTGWFTEDFTLAELKTLRATERIPDIRPDNKIYNGRWQIATYQEVLDLTKRLGRELHRTLGTYPEIKHSTYFASIGNPTEPKLVDLLNRNGLNKRNAPVIIQSFEVANLKALSKQVKVPLVQLTSASGAPADFVASGDKRTYADLVTPAGLKEISTYADYLGPEKAQIIPRTAAGALGTPTSLVKDAHDAGLKVVPYTFRNENSFLPANLRSSADPSAWGNVFAELDAFLATGIDGLFADQPDTALVAVRS from the coding sequence TTGTCCGGCCTGTTCCTGGTCGGCGCCGCCGGCGGCACCAGTGCGAGCCAAGCCGCCCCGGCTGACAAGGAGCGTGCCGAACCAGTGGTCGTCGGACACCGGGGCGCGCCCGGCTACCGGCCGGAGCACACGCTGGCCTCCTACGAGCTGGCCTACCGCCAGGGCGCCGACTGGGTCGACGTCGACCTCGTGCCCACCAAGGACGGTCAGCTCGTCGCCCGGCACGAGAACGAGATCGGCGGCACGACCGACGTCGCCGCCCACCCCGAGTTCGCGAACCGGAAGACCACCAAGGTCATCGACGGTGTCACGCTGACCGGCTGGTTCACCGAGGACTTCACGCTCGCCGAGCTGAAGACCCTGCGCGCCACCGAGCGCATCCCGGACATCCGCCCGGACAACAAGATCTACAACGGCCGCTGGCAGATCGCGACGTACCAGGAGGTGCTGGACCTCACCAAGCGCCTCGGCCGCGAGCTGCACCGCACGCTGGGCACCTACCCGGAGATCAAGCACTCCACCTACTTCGCCTCGATCGGCAACCCGACCGAGCCGAAGCTGGTCGACCTCCTCAACCGCAACGGCCTGAACAAGCGCAACGCGCCGGTGATCATCCAGTCGTTCGAGGTGGCCAACCTCAAGGCGCTGAGCAAGCAGGTGAAGGTGCCGCTGGTGCAGCTCACCTCGGCCAGCGGCGCGCCCGCGGACTTCGTCGCGAGCGGCGACAAGCGCACCTACGCCGACCTGGTCACGCCGGCCGGGCTCAAGGAGATCTCCACCTACGCCGACTACCTCGGCCCGGAGAAGGCGCAGATCATCCCGCGCACCGCGGCGGGCGCGCTCGGCACGCCGACCTCGCTGGTGAAGGACGCGCACGACGCGGGCCTGAAAGTCGTGCCCTACACCTTCCGCAACGAGAACAGCTTCCTGCCTGCCAACCTGCGCTCGTCGGCCGACCCGTCGGCGTGGGGCAACGTGTTCGCCGAGCTGGACGCGTTCCTCGCCACCGGCATCGACGGCCTGTTCGCCGACCAGCCGGACACCGCGCTGGTCGCCGTCCGGTCCTGA